The Labeo rohita strain BAU-BD-2019 chromosome 22, IGBB_LRoh.1.0, whole genome shotgun sequence genomic sequence TTGTATAGTTttcgtgagtcccttgtttgtcctgaacagttaaactgcccgctgttcttcagaaaaatccttcaggtcccacaaattcagtggtttttcagcacttttgtgtttgaaccctttccaacaatgactgtatgattttcacaccaaggacaactgagggactcgtatgcaattgtaacagaaggttcaaacgcttgctgagtcggggggtgaaaacttttgaatttgaagatcagggtaaattcaacttattttgtcttctggaaagcATGTACGTATctcctgtagcttctgaagggcagtactaaatgaaaaaatatgatatttaggcaaaataaaaatgtacacatcttcattctgttcaaaagtttacacccctggttgttaatgtattgtttttccttctggagcatcagtgagtgtttgaaccttctgtaatagttgcatatgagtccctcagttgtcctcggtgtgaaaagatggatctcaaagtcatacagtcattgaggaaagggttcaaacacacgaaaatgctaaaaaaaaaaaaaaaacatttgtgggatctgaagagtttttctgaagaacagcgtgCAGTTTAACTTCATGGCAAACAAGGGAATcatgaacagtgttgggggtaacgcattacaagtaacgcaaatgactttttcaaataagtaacgccagttacttttttctccatttattgattgacaagtctcctgtcaggaaattgggagtaaacattaTGTTattgtattctagactaaatgtgaacatgcattaattcatctcactctcaaaaaacagattcagtatttctgaatcaaaatgaataaaaactgtgaaatgcagactcagaatatgacacaaccatgcaataattaaatatgttaaataaaacaaataatgtattaaattcCAAATTCcatattaaccagtgtctttgctgccgaccttcgatgatgcaattcaaccatactaataagcaaaaactaCTACATTTGagcttccttttttctttttttttttttttattatagctgtagagtgatctcctgcataaatgtacttttctttcagcctgaggtgaactaatttcacttttggtgtaaaagggcttttacattagaattgttttatattaaaaacaaagaagcaagctctggccagatttaaaaagtaactcaaaagtaacgtaacgcattactttccataaaaagtaactaaataaagtaattagttactctTTCATGGAgcaacgcaaaattgtaatgcattacttttaaaagtaactttccccaacactgatcatgaacaactatcactaaagctgtggatcattcaggtaacaacacagtattaagaatcaagtgtgtgtaaacttttgaacagggtcatttttataagttcaactattaaattttttcttgtggaccatatgtaaacatattttatgtgaaattgtattcaggtcagtattaaaaaaaaaaataacatgcattttgtatgatgcctcttattttggcaaattaatgaacattttgcagattatgcaaggtgtgtgtaaacttttgaccttaactgtaacTTGTTTCCGCAGACATGTGTGCAAACAGATCAGTTAATGACTAAGCAATTATCTTGTAGTTTTGTATGTTTGATTTGAAATGCATTCACACAAGTTCTTGTGCTGATTGTTATTGATCTTTCCCAACTGCCTTTGTTTTGGCAGAGGGCCTACACTCCTCTTCGGACCCCTGGGCCCCCTCTGGATCCATAGGCCAGTCGGGATACTCTGCTATGCTGGGGAATTCGCCACACATCAATCAGCCAGGCTCCTTCTCCGCAATAAACCCACAAGACAGAATGGTATGTCTTCTGAAAGTTTTGAAGCTTTTGGCAAGGCCTTAAATTGTGAGCTTCAATAACTGTTTATCTCCACAGAACTACCCTTTGCATGGAGCGGACGTCAATGGTTTCCATTCGGGCTCTACGGCTTATAGCCACACATCCTCCATGAATGGATCAGACagcattttgggtaaattaCCTTCGTCGTTTTAATTTAATGTCCTCTAGCTTGTGAAATGAGCTTGTAATTGGGTTGAGATTGGATCTTGAAGTTGATTCTTCTTGTAaaatcaattcagaatttttggCCTTGGACTAGGCTGAACTCGAAGTGTAATTTAGAGGAAATGGCCTTCAATCTTTCATTGAGAGTTTGAATGGACATTTTTAGCAGACAGCAAATTATGGATCACTTGAATAGTCGTGACATTGAAGTGATGAATGAAGTTAATAAGTACTCCCGTTCTCTCCCACAGCAAGCAGAGGTTCAGTCGCAAGCAGCTCAGGTGATGAAATCGGAAAAGCTCTTGCTTCGGTGAGTTAGCTTTCATTAATCACGGTGAAAGAGCATTTAGCCATGTGATGTCAAAGATGGATCGGGTTATTCAGACTTGCACTGATCCTTTGGTTATGGATTGTTATTAGCCATAGTGTACAGAGTGCAGAGCTTTACATTTAgttcaatgtgtttttgatgGACAGATCTATCCTTCGGACCACAACAGCAACAACTTCTCCTCCACTCCTTCCACTCCTGTGGGCTCCCCTCAGGGCATTGCAAGTAAGTCGGATACGCGGTCTTATTCCGTCAAAGCTCGATCTGCTTCATTAGATAGTTTGTGTTGAAAGGTACCAAGACAAACACATTTACGCAGAGGAAGAAGCCTGAAGAATCATAAATCATTCCCTTTAGATTGATGGGCTTTGTGTAGGTCAAGGTGTGAATGTGAAGCTCTAGAGCACCATCTGCTGTCATAGTGGCGTACCAGCATGCAGTTATTTCACACTCAGGCTATATATCATGTTCTCCTCAGCAGGTGCAGCACAGTGGTCGAGAGCTTCTGGCCAGACTGCTCTGTCTCCTAACTATGAGGGTGGACTACATGCACTGGTAGGTTTATAAAGATGCTTTTTGAACATTCACACAAAGTGAACTCCGCTTCACTTTTTGATTGGATAAATGTCAAACAGTAGCTGTGTTTgcattacccttcaaattgcaCAAATCGAAATTGCGAATTGGAAACGCgtcaatttcacaaaaactcCCATTTATCGCAGCAAGTTTTTACGctcgcatgaggtggtttttcaggcagttcgaaaaagaaatgcatcacaaaactgcaatggaaacagGTCACTTGGCGTACATAAGTTACATGATCGCTCTTTAATGTACTGTAACCTCCAAGAAAGACTTCATATATGGCTGCTCACAAATATAAGGGGCTTTCCTTGCCATAAGTGTTTTAATAATCCCTTATTTACACTTCACGTGTCTGCAGCGCTTCGCGGCTCCAATGtagccactctagtcaatgcttgtgtttgtaCCCACCACACTGTGGTACATTTTAACAGCGCCCCAAAAGCGGTTCTCCGCACTGCTTTGCTAAAGATACACGTCGtcttgaatttaaaaataatggctaGTGCGGTGGCTGCAGTGTACATAAACCAACCTACATTGGTTGCCGTGACCTGTCGTGAGAcgcaaaaattacattttagtcggataacattggttaatggaaTCGGCGCCATTTCACAATCACATTTTATCAACGtttatacaatttcacaaaagttttgcataaaaatatatacaattaaaatattaattcatatgaGGAATTAGCTTTTATggttttaagttttagtcattttagtgcatattttatttcagtcagttctaattttcatttaagctcaatttttttcatctattattattattattattattattattattattattaacacttTTAACTAAAAACATTGACTTTAATAGTTCTATGTCTATTTagcaatgacatttttaaatacattaaaaatgctcTACTTAagcacattaaataaaatgtatggttttaatgttataatataatttttattttaaaaatattgactttttaGCTctcttaattaattttttggtcTCATTGTGCATATCATCTGTACTTATTATTCTGTAGAGCaatcaattaaatttaaagggatagttgaccaaaaaatgaaaattctggcgtttttaattactcaccctcatgttgttcaaaattTGTCAGACCGTTCatcttaaaacacaaattaagatattttagttGAAATCTGGGAGCTttcacgttcaaggcccagaaaagtagtaaggacatcgttaaaatagcccatgtgacatcagtggttcaaccttaattttttaaagttacaagaatattttttgtgtgcaaaaaaacaaacaaaaatgactttattcaaaaatgtcttCTCTTCCGTACAACGTACTgacatcacatggactattttatcaatgtccttactacctttctagtcCTTGAACATGCCAGTTGCATTGCCATCTaggcagagtcagaaagctctcaaatttcatcaaatatcttaatctgtcttccaaagatgaacaaaggtcttacagggtttggaatgacatgaaggtgagtaattaatgaccgaattgtcatttttgggtgaactatcgctttaataACTTgctccatttttaaaatgctttattgGAATATACCATTTTATGGATTCTTTAAGGTAAATGCCAGTTAATTTTCTCTACAGCAGAACAAAATGGAAGACCGGCTGGAGGAGGCCATTCACGTGCTGCGAAGTCATGCGGTGGGTCAGCCCCCGGGAATTCCTGGAGCCCATCCTGACATGCACGGCCTACTGGGTGCCGTCTCCACATCCAGTGGATCTATCGGGGGTCTTCCTCAGACCTATTCCAACCCAGGACTGCCCCTGAGCAACAGACACCCTGCCATGGTTAGTTTGGGCATCATGTTTTTAGTAAATTGGTTCATTCGGGTGGTTCATTTAATTGAAATCAACTTTTATAGCAGTATTTATATTGGCCGATAACCATGCAAGCaacaatgcattatattttaacaaaatttgtAAATGTGTTAAGCATTAATGTACACTTTtgtgttgttgtgtgtgtgtgtatatataatgcattattcactattaatattgtttatatctcattgTAAAATGTCTTTGTTACAATGCAATCACACAAAGTAATAAGTAATGTTAACTGACAACATGTGCTTGCTATAGGGTTGGTTTAGGTAGGGCTGGGAATCATttccaaaaagaatcgattccGAGGCATTGGGAATCGACCCCATCAAGTGGAATCGCCGCGTCATTCAGAGCAGTTTTCAGTTTAATCTATTGGTGTCTTTCAAATGGAAGGATGCATCCTACGATTCTctgaaataaactgaatgaaaacgAGTAGGTACTGAACTCATCTGAGTTTTAGGATGCAACCTTCCGTTTGAGAAGCACACATTCATTTGCCTGTTGGAATCAattccagaaccaggaatcAGACTCGATTTCAAAAATTTCGGAATCGAACCACCCTAGATTTAGCGTTAGCTACTTGTGgtcttatataataatataataataataataataataataattataataattttcttaaataGCTATAATATAgtctttagttttatttatttatatttatttatttagtagtttaatattctaatattctagtctactttttgttagttttaaagggatagttcacccaaaaatgaaaattctgtcattaattactcaccctcatgttgttccaaacccatatatAACAAgataataagatatttttgatgaaatccgagaattttctgaccctgcatagaaagcaacgcaactgacatgttcaagacccagaaacgtagtattggcattgttaaaatagtccatgtgatcggcgccgatagccttgtgggcagcgcgccgACATGCAGCGCCATTGCGCTCCTGCGTCCCATGTTCGAATCCCGATTCGAGGACCTTTGcccgatgtcacatggactattttaacaatgtccttactacctttctgggccgtgaacgtggtagttgtgttgtcGTTTATGCacagtcagaaagctctcggatttcatcaaaaatatcttaatttgtttcgtaaggatgaataaatgtcttacgggtttaaaacgacatgagggtgtgtaattaatgacggAATTATCATTTTTCTACTGCGGCCAACTACAGTTTCAAACTGGTTTCACAAACACTCATAACAGGTTTCTAGTTTAGAGCTGTATGTGGTGTCGTGTAacgcaaaacaataaaaatgcaccAGTGGGTATTGATATGTGCTAATTACTCTCCCTTGTTGCGTTTGTCTGCAGGCTGGAAGCCATCATGACGACCATGCCTGCCTTCCTCCCAGCAGCACCCTGTTGCAGTCCGCTCATGCTTCAGGCACCCCACAGCCTGGAGGAGCACCAGAGGGTTTTAACAGTGAGCAGAAGTTTCAATTTCTCTTTTTGAACCAACTGAACATGTAAACAACAGATGCAAACGCAGAGACTTGCGTGCGAGTTTCAGCGGGATACGTTTAACGATTTCCTGTCTCTGGCTTCAGGTTTGCCCGGAGGCTTGGCCCACGCCACGCATTCGTCAAACAAGTCCGACATTAAGAGGGAAGACAAGGAAGATGATGAGAACTCCTCCGTGGCTGACAAGTCTGAGGAAGAGAAGAAGGAAAGCAAACCGTCTCGCACCAGGACAAGGTACaagattgttttttgtttttttaccatAGCCCTTAAATAATGGCTGAAtgctgctttttatttatttttttttttttttaaccaaaaatgctcAACCACGTGATAGTTTGAAGCACATCTTACAATTTGATCAGCTGTAACAAATGTCTATACATTTCtgtttgttcaaatgttttttgtcaCATCAGGCCAGGTCTGATTTCGAAGTGTTTGGGCTTCCCCAACACCcaaaatatcatgttttataGTGTTCTCCTTCCCCCCCTCTTCCCAAACTCTCACATTGTTTTCAGAAAGGAGGTGTTTACCCATCAGGTCCTTTCAGGTGTATCAGACCAGGGAGAAGAGTAAGTCTATCTCCCACCATAGAGTGCATGTTTGTGAAAGACTCCGGAAACTCACTTGATCGATTTAAAACGTTAAATGTCTGTTATTGTGCACAAAATGAAATCAAAGCCATTGAAACACTAAGATGATTTTGACACAGGTGggactattttatatataggatgttttttttttttttgtgaggatAAACTAGAATCGTCTCTTTTTCAATGTGCATTTGGCTGCAAAATCTGCATATGaagcaaattttattttttggcttttttcctAATATGGGTTATTGATGTTTCTGTACTATACCAGTAAAAGGTTTGGACACAAATTTTCATTCTTATCATCATCGTAAAACTGTGACAATGAAGTCAAGAGTATGAAATAACACAAATGGAAGTATAAGAATTATAGGATTTAATTATGGGAGTTAACCGTATTAAAGGAGTTTGCATATATTCTGGGCACTTTCTGGTCTAACTcatggtaaataaataagtaaaataaaaaaaattctctctctctctctctctctctctctctctctctctctctctctctatatatatatatatatatatatatatatatatatatgtatgtatatttatttatttattactataatgttaattatttatttatttatttatttttggaacatttgattttttttttttttttttttttaccttcacgattcttttaataaattgttaaaaagagCTGCTTTTATTCAAggtataaatcttttctaacaatatctttactatcactttttatcaagttgatacatccttgctgaataagttttaatttctttcaaacaaagaaagaaaaaaatttacttgtatattgttgcaaaaaaaatctattttaaataaatgctgttctttttaacattttattcatcaaagaatcctgaaaaacatattacgggtttaaaaatatatatattgggcagcacaacccTTTCCaccactgataataaatcagcatataagaaagatttctgaaggatcatgtgacactgaagactggagtaatggtcctgaaaatgcagctttgcataacaggaattaattatattttaaagtatattaaaatagaaaaattatattttaaattgcaataacatttcacaatattactgaggttttttttcagtgtttttaatcaaataaacacagccttgatgagcagaaaaaacttctttaaaaaacattaaaaatcttactgatcccaaacttttgaacagttaaaatctgaaatctgttttataaataaatacatttttgtcaggtgtgtccaaacttttgactagtactGTATTTGAGATTTATAGTAAGTAAGTAATTAAATACACAACTTTACAGGCACCGGGACTACAAAGCTTACattacactattttaaatttattttaaaaaaatcaatattttattttttaattttaaataaaacacattctcTTCAttgtacagttttaaaaaatggcatgtaaatgttatttatgttgtCTCTTTACAGTCCAGACAATGAAGATGATGAGGATTTGCCGGCAGAGGTAAAGATCGAGCGTGAGAAAGAGCGGCGAGTGGCAAACAATGCACGAGAGCGACTGCGGGTGCGTGACAtcaatgaggccttcaaagagcTGGGCCGCATGTGCCAGCTGCACCTGAGCAACGACAAACCCCAGACCAAACTGCTCATCCTGCACCAAGCCGTCAACGTGATCCTAAACCTGGAGCAACAAGTCCGCGGTATGTGGTATTTCCCTtgtatattttgacattttctgaataatactgaatatgttttttaaaaagaaggcagcttatttgatcaatttaatgctttatgataaatgaatattttctaaaattcaGTTCTGGActttgctttaaattaatctatcactaatttagttttttacatTCACTTTCATCCAGAACGCAACCTGAACCCCAAAGCGGCATGTCTGAAGCGACGTGAAGAGGAGAAAGTGTCCGGGGTGGTTGGAGACAGTCAAATGCAGCTGTCCGGACCACATCCAGGACTGGGAGGAGATGGACGCAACTCTGTCAGTCACATGTGATCATGTGGTACGTTAATGTCCTTTAAACATTGCCTCATTTGTGTAACACAAGTTATGCAAACACTTTAGGTTacaagtaagatttttaaaataatgttaatacaCTTAACTgggctctatgcttacttttctttttaggagcacttgtgctactaacttaaaacatttaggagcacagtcaacattttaggagcaccttcttgaattttgaatacagaaatattaaatgatttaaataactgaaaagatactttaaaaataaaactaaaactatcagtaggtggcggcaagtcactgatttatttactgaatcattcatttgatttgttcaaacggctgattcattcaggaataaagcaagtgactgtctttctgaatgggaaattgaatcattgactcactagattcatttaaaaacactgctgtgttgctgTGTGTGGAGATgagcagcggctcagttgtaacttgtttcagactatttttgacgATGAAACATCCTGCAATAGTCTTACAGCTtatgtcacttaatattaacttcttgtttatttaactgtcactcatcttagttcatctcgatctcacaaagttccattataaacaacgaagctctctacactgcacaatatatctcttatttacactctctctacactttatgaagggattcgtgagatatgtctgtgatgtattactcaacgttgcaaaaacacagaaatttaATTATGCATGCTTATTACTTTTGTCATcttaaaaacacttatttaataGCAGTGTTAAAAGTGCAGTCTTTAGtcttttaaaaatcagttttattttgacaacattgtatagaattttaatatctgCCGTCCATCGACCATAAcgttaaaataattttcctcTTATTGGTCTAAAAACCTGTTATTTTAGAAGACTATTTATGCAATGTTAtagtgtttaataatattttaaattggcttttctctttgtgttttctgttgttttagcTTCATTTTAGTAGTTGTGTGTTATGCGTTTTTGtcgttttagttttatttagtagcagtttattcatttatattttcatttagctttaattcagttttagtaattttagtacttcaacttatttcagttagtttccaATGCAagatcaaatatttaaatttttattttggtaacatttgTTAACGTTCGTTAATTACATTAGCAttgaaaaatacttctaaaggacttactaatatttaatcaattttaatttcaacatATACCAAGACATGAAGATCAATTGTTGTATCTGTTAATATCTAGttacttaaaggagtagttcacttccagaataaatatGTCCTGATCATTTATTTACCcgc encodes the following:
- the tcf3b gene encoding transcription factor 3b — protein: MNEAHQRMATVGTDKELSDLLDFSAMFAPPVANGKNRPTTLASSQFSGSGMEERSSPWAAGEQNSPSFNQNYGEGSHYNEHDGLSSPFLGTGISGKNERGPYSSFGGQPGFIPSDIAMPSADAMSPSGLKSGSQFYQSYPNNPRRRPSDGSMDPQPKKIRKPPGLPSSVYAATSGDDYIRDSAAYPGSKPGSVYPGSFYMQEGLHSSSDPWAPSGSIGQSGYSAMLGNSPHINQPGSFSAINPQDRMNYPLHGADVNGFHSGSTAYSHTSSMNGSDSILASRGSVASSSGDEIGKALASIYPSDHNSNNFSSTPSTPVGSPQGIATGAAQWSRASGQTALSPNYEGGLHALQNKMEDRLEEAIHVLRSHAVGQPPGIPGAHPDMHGLLGAVSTSSGSIGGLPQTYSNPGLPLSNRHPAMAGSHHDDHACLPPSSTLLQSAHASGTPQPGGAPEGFNSLPGGLAHATHSSNKSDIKREDKEDDENSSVADKSEEEKKESKPSRTRTRKEVFTHQVLSGVSDQGEDPDNEDDEDLPAEVKIEREKERRVANNARERLRVRDINEAFKELGRMCQLHLSNDKPQTKLLILHQAVNVILNLEQQVRERNLNPKAACLKRREEEKVSGVVGDSQMQLSGPHPGLGGDGRNSVSHM